A window of the Henckelia pumila isolate YLH828 chromosome 3, ASM3356847v2, whole genome shotgun sequence genome harbors these coding sequences:
- the LOC140891547 gene encoding uncharacterized protein codes for MLSDVTSQEKFAKSASKDKKRLRDAYETRKKRKDRGYKSSRVLSNDGSPVPIDYMHTKQLPQENTSEKDKTESKHSNSLIQTRPQQIKNALQPRKKGKEKENVTLLIAVKYQALRRENTRMVSCREYYCYKFQIRSHIQSILFYSRRLLQQYAVDMYIKLETTRLDYCRNNQAELRSEYYQGIVDSISCGETRGHEIGKCKSHYPRNFCEITVQGEDGYPIYRRRNDGQTADVRRAKLNNQWVVPYNPYLLMRYDCHINVEVCSGLTAVKYLYKYIYKGHDKVAVHIASGNEVETIDEIKNFQDARWVSAQEALWRIFEFEMNEMSPDVINLALYFPNKHCVTFWKNQSLDNVLSQDHNSKTMLTEFFHTCSISTKAKTLLYAEFPEYYVWQNQRKCWYERKKRKAIGRVNAANPAEGERYYLRLLLNHVRGLTSFDYLLIVNRSRCFTFKESAQKRGLLESDQRPFYCLNEAVTFQMPHDLRRLFATILVYCEPADVRLLWDSYFKAMSEDLQRDFSLNREFLVSKTLQSINIILESMGKHIGAFVSQHKPTQ; via the exons ATGCTATCAGATGTTACCTCCCAAG agaaatttgcaaaaagtgCCTCTAAAGACAAAAAACGACTCAGGGACGCATATGAgacaagaaagaaaagaaaagatagAGGTTACAAATCAAGCAG GGTATTATCCAATGATGGTAGTCCCGTGCCTATTGATTACATGCACACAAAACAACTGCCCCAAG AAAATACTTCAGAAAAGGACAAGACCGAGTCCAAACATTCAAATTCGCTTATTCAAACACGTCCTCAACAGATTAAGAATGCATTACAGCCaagaaaaaaaggaaaagagaaagAAAATGTCACGTTACTCATAGCTGTAAAATATCaag CTCTTAGGAGAGAAAACACAAGAATGGTTTCTTGCCGAGAGTACTATTGTTATAAGTTTCAGATCAGGAGCCACATTCAATCGATTCTTTTTTATTCAAGGAGGTTGTTGCAACAATATGCAGTTGACATGTACATCAAACTTGAAACGACACGATTGGATTATTGCAGAAATAATCAAGCTGAATTGAGATCTGAGTATTATCAAGGCATTGTGGATAGCATCAGTTGTGGAGAAACAAGAGGACATGAGATTGGAAAATGTAAGAGTCATTATCCACGGAATTTTTGCGAGATAACTGTTCAAGGAGAAGATGGTTATCCTATTTACCGGAGAAGGAATGATGGCCAAACAGCAGATGTAAGAAGagctaaattaaataatcagtgGGTTGTGCCTTACAATCCATACCTTCTTATGAGATATGATTGCCACATAAATGTTGAAGTTTGTTCTGGATTGACTGCAGTTAAGTATCTGTACAAGTATATTTACAAAGGTCATGACAAAGTTGCCGTACACATTGCATCAGGAAATGAGGTTGAAACTAtagatgaaataaaaaatttccaaGATGCAAGATGGGTATCCGCACAGGAAGCTTTGTGGagaatttttgagtttgaaatgaATGAGATGTCTCCGGATGTTATCAATTTAGCACTATATTTTCCAAATAAACACTGTGTGACGTTTTGGAAGAATCAGAGTTTAGATAATGTTTTGTCacaagatcacaactcaaaaacAATGTTAACTGAATTTTTTCATACTTGCTCGATAAGCACAAAGGCAAAAACATTGTTGTACGCTGAGTTTCCTGAATATTATGTTTGGCAAAACCAAAGAAAATGTTGGTACGAGAGGAAGAAAAGAAAAGCTATTGGTCGTGTAAATGCAGCAAATCCCGCAGAAGGAGAAAGATACTATTTGAGACTTCTATTAAACCATGTAAGAGGACTTACTTCTTTTGACTATTTGTTAATAGTTAATAGAAGTCGTTGTTTTACTTTCAAAGAATCAGCACAGAAAAGGGGATTACTTGAATCCGACCAAAGACCTTTTTACTGTTTGAATGAAGCGGTTACCTTCCAAATGCCACATGATTTGAGAAGATTATTTGCAACCATTTTAGTTTATTGTGAACCAGCTGATGTGAGATTGTTGTGGGATTCATACTTTAAAGCAATGTCTGAGGATTTACAAAGAGATTTTTCGCTGAACAGAGAATTTTTAGTCTCAAAAACACTTCAAAGTATAAACATAATTTTGGAAAGCATGGGAAAACACATTGGTGCTTTTGTCTCTCAACATAAACCAACGCAATAG
- the LOC140888377 gene encoding uncharacterized protein: MLDAAAGGNLLQKSSEDGYELIEEMASSSYHPLSERSAARKSNGIHQVDAFTSVAAQLEVMNKRIKELSIGNSVMRVQEVWCEKCGAEHFTKNYQTFSQPEGVMASHMGNQNLPRNDPFSNSYNPGWRQHPNFSWSGQNNKPYGNQNYGRQPQEGKSSLEQMMQQFISSTETRMQNQDASIKNLENQIGQLAKTISSRDQGTLPSDTKKNPKEQVKAIELRSGKIVEPAPQVEKEPELATSKRIAGKSSIPTLSPTSQAKIVVPPPFPAALKKAKLDSQFGKFLEVFKKLNINIPLADALMQMPSYAKFLKEILSNKRKLEEHAMISLTENCSALVQNKIPLKQKDPGTFSIPCVINDIQFHKALCDLSASINLMPYSVFRKLSLGEPKSTRMSLQLADRSIKYPRGIIEDVLVKVDKFIFSMDFVVLDMEEDLDMPLILGRSFLATGKALIDVQKGELLLRVGEEKISFTFLML, encoded by the coding sequence atgttagatgcagctgcaGGTGGAAATTTACTGCAAAAATCGTCAGAGGATGGTTATGAATTAATTGAGGAAATGGCATCTAGTAGCTATCACCCTTTATCTGAAAGGAGTGCAGCCCGGAAATCTAATGGGATTCATCAGGTTGATGCATTCACATCAGTGGCCGCTCAACTTGAAGTCATGAACAAGAGAATTAAGGAACTGAGTATAGGAAACTCTGTGATGCGAGTTCAAGAAGTATGGTGTGAAAAATGTGGTGCAGAACATTTCACGAAAAACTATCAAACATTTTCTCAACCAGAGGGAGTTATGGCAAGTCACATGGGGAATCAAAATCTCCCAAGGAATGACCCATTCTCGAACTCCTATAATCCAGGGTGGAGACAACATCCAAATTTCTCGTGGAGTGGACAGAACAATAAGCCATATGGGAATCAGAACTATGGCAGACAACCTCAAGAAGGGAAATCGAGTTTAGAGCAGATGATGCagcaattcatatcatctactGAAACCCGGATGCAGAATCAAGATGCTTCGATAAAGAATCTGGAGAATCAGATAGGGCAATTGGCAAAAACAATTTCCAGCAGAGATCAGGGTACCTTGCCGAGTGACACGAAGAAGAATCCGAAGGAGCAGGTAAAAGCAATTGAACTGAGGAGTGGGAAGATAGTAGAGCCTGCACCACAGGTCGAGAAAGAGCCAGAATTGGCTACATCAAAAAGAATTGCAGGTAAGTCATCTATCCCAACACTTTCACCCACTTCACAAGCAAAAATTGTTGTGCCACCACCTTTTCCTGCAGCCCTGAAGAAGGCAAAACTAGATTCTCAGTTTGGAAAATTCCTAGAAGTattcaagaaattgaatatTAATATTCCCCTTGCCGATGCACTGATGCAAATGCCAAGTTATGCAAAGTTCTTGAAAGAGATCCTCTCCAACAAGAGGAAACTGGAGGAGCATGCAATGATTAGTCTGACTGAGAATTGCTCAGCACTGGTGCAAAATAAAATCCCATTAAAGCAAAAAGATCCAGGGACTTTCTCTATCCCTTGTGTGATTAATGATATTCAATTTCATAAAGCTTTATGTGATTTGAGTGCTAGTATAAATCTAATGCCTTACTCTGTGTTCAGGAAATTGAGCTTGGGAGAACCTAAGTCCACCAGAATGTCGTTACAACTGGCAGACAGGTCCATCAAATATCCACGGGGGATAATCGAGGACGTGCTTGTAAAAGTGGACAAATTCATCttttccatggacttcgtggtgttagatatggaagaggatttgGACATGCCACTCATATTGGGTAGATCCTTCCTGGCGACAGGAAAGGCATTAATAGATGTCCAGAAGGGGGAGTTGCTATTAAGAGTGGGAGAAGAGAAAATTTCGTTTACGTTTTTaatgctttaa
- the LOC140888376 gene encoding uncharacterized protein, which translates to MAIIKSKGGLDNRGRTHSLKYIHLSFLPGVYSPPGSHFMIIASLGKLLHYVGVLSSDTMIEVRRTDLVGEYIGHTGPKTRKKIEEAMGGILFVDEAYQLAPARSGSSRVDFGVEALEEIMSVLEDGDLVVIFAGYNEPMKQVFSSNEGFCRRVTHHFKFEDYSNQDLAELLTLKMTRQDEMSRLYGFKLDKGCTLDAVVSVMEKNSNEQLRNKMDGGLVDHILLNNARENLDSRLTFDSKGDDLFTIRMVDLEAGLKHLSQQAVKVWLGDKQAIIFH; encoded by the exons ATGGCCATTATAAAATCTAAGGGAGGGTTGGATAACAGAGGCAGGACTCACTCTCTCAAATATATTCACCTATCTTTTCTTCCGGGAGTTTACTCGCCCCCGGGTAGTCATTTTATGATAATCGCATCATTAGGGAAGCTGCTACATTATGTGGGAGTGCTTTCTTCCGATACCATGATAGAAGTGAGAAGAACGGATTTGGTGGGGGAATATATAGGCCATACTGGGCCAAAGACTAGAAAGAAg ATAGAAGAAGCCATGGGTGGTATTCTTTTCGTCGATGAAGCATACCAGTTAGCACCCGCTCGGAGTGGATCAAGCCGTGTTGATTTTGGTGTTGAAGCTTTGGAAGAGATCATGTCTGTGCTAGAAGATGGAGATCTTGTGGTGATCTTCGCGGGTTACAACGAACCAATGAAACAGGTGTTTTCGTCCAACGAAGGATTCTGCAGAAGAGTGACACACCATTTCAAGTTTGAGGATTATAGCAACCAAGATCTTGCTGAATTGCTGACGTTAAAGATGACAAGACAAGATGAAATGAGTCGATTATACGGGTTTAAGCTGGACAAAGGGTGTACTTTAGATGCCGTGGTTTCAGTGATGGAGAAGAACAGCAATGAACAGCTGAGGAATAAAATGGATGGGGGATTGGTGGATCATATATTGCTGAACAATGCGAGAGAGAACTTAGATTCCAGGCTCACTTTCGACTCCAAAGGTGATGACTTATTTACCATCAGGATGGTGGATTTAGAGGCTGGACTTAAGCATCTGTCACAACAGGCCGTAAAAGTCTGGTTAGGAGACAAACAAGCTattatatttcattaa